DNA sequence from the Hyalangium ruber genome:
CGGCAGCGTGGGAGAGGCCTGCGGGGTCAACTGCGGCGGAGGCGCCGCCGGCCGGCCCTGAGCGGCTTGAGCCGCCTGGGCCCGAGGATCGACAGGAGGCGCGGAGGGCGCAAGGACTGGCGCCGAGGGCCCAGGCACGCCCGGGGCCGCCGGATGTGGCGCGGCGGCCCCCTGCTGCGGGCTCCCGGCTCCAGGGACCGGAGCGGCAGTGGCCGGCTGCGGAGCATTGGCCATGTTGGCCCAGGCGGACGGAGGCATGGTGGGCCGCGAACCCGCCGGCTGCGCTGGCTGCGCTGGCTGCGCCGGGGCAGGCGCGCTGCTGGCCTGAGGCATGGGAGGCGCGGCGCGAGGAGCAGGAGGCGCCACAGGAGCCTGCGCCTGATCATCCTCCTCCGCGCTCAGGTACTCGCCCAGCTCGAACCCACCGAACGCCTCGCGCCCCGGGCCACCGGACTCCTCCGCCGGCATCTCGAGGGGTGCATCCGCGGCCTCGGGCTGTCCATCCCCCGAGTCATCACTCAGGAACTGCCCGGGCTGGAGCCCTCCGAACATGCCCTGCTTCTCGGGCGAGGCCGCGGGAGGAGGACGCGGCGCAGGCGCCCCACCCACTCCCGCGGGCTTGGTAACGGGCGCTCCACCCGCGTCCCGTGCCCCTGCTCCCGAGCGGGTCGCCTCGGGGTCCAGCTTGATGTAGCGCTCGGGACGGGTGATGCCGTAGCGCTTCTCCAGGTACAGGTAGAGCCGCAGCTCCGGCACCACGCACGCCACGATTCGGAAGCCGGTGATGAACGACAGCTCATCCACCGCCGCCATGTCGGAGGGGCTGGCCATCGCCACCTTCAGGCGCTTGCCATCCAACGACAGCGGGAACACGAAGTGCTTCTCGGCCAGCGCCGTCGGGATCAGGGCCAGCGTCGCCGAGGTGACCGACTCGAACTCCTGGATCGTCGCCTGGGGGGAGCGCGTCTGCTCCGCGAGCACCACGCCCAGCGTCTCGATGTCCAGGTACTCCAACTCGACCAGGTTGGTCCCCAACCGGCCGCCATAGATCATCTGGGCCTTGAGGCCCTCGTCGAGCTGACCTTGGTTGATGAGGCCCTTTCGGACCAGGATCGCGCCGAGCTTTTCCGCCATGAGGCCGTCGATTCTAGACGGCTTCCATGACGTTGCGCGGCTACTCGTTCGTGTTCCAGCAATCTCCAGCCAGACCCGAATCTTTCAGGCCCGATGGCACTTCACGGCCTGTCGGGGCTGGCGGCGCTGGCCGTACGCGGGAACGTCAGTAGGCGTTCTTCGAGAGGAAGCCGCCGAGCGCGGTGCGCACGAGGATCTTCAGGTCCATCAGGAGCGACCAGTTCTCGATGTAGTACAGGTCGTATTCGATGCGCTTCTGGATGGAAGTCTGGCCGCGCAGGCCGTTGATCTGCGCCCACCCGGTGATGCCCGCCTTGACCTTGTGGCGCAGGTGGTAGCGGGGGATCTGCCGCTTGAACTCCTCGATGAAGACGGGGCGCTCGGGGCGCGGGCCCACCAGGCTCATGTCGCCCACCAGCACGTTGAAGAACTGGGGCAGCTCATCGACGGAGTACTTGCGCAGGAAGGTGCCGATGGGCGTGCGGCGCGTGTCTCCCGCGCTGGCCATCTGCGCGCCCGCCACCTCGGCGTCCGTGCGCATGGTGCGGAACTTGAGGATGTGGAAGGTCTCCCCGTCCATCCCCATGCGCTCCTGGTTGTAGAGGATGGGGCCTCGGCTGGTGAGCTTCACCATCAGCGCCGTCACCAGCATGATGGGCGCCGTCAGCGCGATGGCCACCAGCGAGAAGACGATGTCGAAGGCGCGCTTGGCCACCCGGCTCCACCCATCCATCGGGTCGCCCTGGAGGCTGATGATGGGCAGGCCGCCGAACTCCTCCAGGCCGCCATAGAGGGTGATGTACTGGTAGAGGTCCGGCACCACCTTCACGTCCACGGTGCGCAGGGCCAGCTGCTCCATGAGCTGCTTGACCACCGGCTGCTGCTCGAGCGGCAGGGCGATGACGACCTGATCGACGGGCTGCTCGTCCAGCACCCGCTCGACGTCCTTCACCTCGCCCACCACGGGAGCGCCTCGCACGCGCCGCCCTACCCGCTCCGGATCCAGCGCCAGCACGCCCACCACGCGGAAGCCCAGCTCGCGGTGGTCGCGCACGGTCTCAATGACGCGCCGGCCGAGCTCGCCCTCGCCGATGACGAGGATGGTCTTCAGGTTGAAGCCGCGACGACGCACCTCGGCCAGGGCGAGCCGGAGTACCAAGCGCGTCACCGACACGAGCACCAGCGCGTAGCCGAGGAAGAGCGCCAGGGTGAGGCGCGAGTAGCGCTCGCGGGTGAAGTAGGTGAGCGCCACCAGGATGAGCGTCGCGGTGATGGAGGCCTTGAAGACCGCGAACAGCTCTCCAATGTGCGTACGCGAGCGGTTGGTGGTGTAGAGGTTCGACTGGTGGAAGGTGAAGGGGAAGATGAACAGCGACATCCCCAGGGAGACGAGCGTCTCGTCCAGCGGCGGGATGCCATCGGTGACGGGGATGACGCCGATGAAGCGCGTGGCGTAGGCGAGACCGAACGCCACGGCGAGCATGAGCAGGTCGGTGGCGACCTTGATGGACGTGTAGAAACGCTGGAGACGACTGAACACGCCAGGACTCCTGTGTGGCCCGCCGAACGATCGGCCCCGTCGCTGCAATTCCCACGCCCCCCTTCACTCGCGGACGGGCCGCGAACTCCGGAAGGCGCGGGGGCGTCCTAGCACGGAAAGACCCGTGAAACCAAGGGGTTGCCCCGCGCACCGCTGGACACATGGACGCCCGTGCGGCGCGGCACTGTGCGGAAAGCGGAGGCCCCTCTGGCGCGGCTGTCAGGGCTGCCCGGCGCGGGAGGAGGCAGGCGAACCGAGGAGCGCCTCCACTTCGGCCATGATCCCTTGTTGGAACGCGGCCTTGCTGAAGCGCCGGGCCTGGGCGCGGGCCTCGTCGGGACGGTAGTGGGCCTCCCACGCATCGAATTGGCGCACCGCGGCGGCGAGCGCGCTGGGGGTCTGCTCGGAGAAGAAGAGGCCAGTGCGCGAGGTGACGGTCTCCAGCACCCCACCCTTGGCGTAGGCAATCACGGGCCTACCTGTCGCCTGGGACTCCAGGGGAGTGATGCCGAAGTCCTCCTCGCCGGTGAAGAGCAGCGCGCGCGCGTTGCGGTAGAGCCCGGGCAGCTCGGCGTCCGGCACGTTGCCCAGGAAGCGGATGTGGGGTGGCAGCGGGCCGGAGGTGAGCCGCGAGGCCTCCTGTCCGGTGCCGACGACCCACAGGGGCGTGTCCAGGGTGCGGAAGGCCTCCAGGGCGATGTCGAGCCGCTTGTAGGGAGCAAAGGCGCCGAGCCAGAGGAAGTAGCCGCCCTGCCCTGTCCCCTCGGTGGGCTCGGCGCAGAAGCGCTCCAGGTCCACGGGTGGGTGGACGACGCCGGCCTCGCGTCCCCAGAAGCGCTGGATCTTCCCGGCGATGTTGCGGCTGTTGGCGATGA
Encoded proteins:
- a CDS encoding glycosyltransferase, coding for MKVALVHDWLVTLRGGERVLEALCELFPEADIYTLIHQPGTMPPVIEDRRIYTSFLQRIPGIHSRYRHFLPLFPRAIESFHLQGYDLVLSSSHCVAKGIRKPPGARHLGYVHAPMRYMWDLFDDYFGPGRTSRPVRTAALAVRPWLQRWDRESSAGVDRFIANSRNIAGKIQRFWGREAGVVHPPVDLERFCAEPTEGTGQGGYFLWLGAFAPYKRLDIALEAFRTLDTPLWVVGTGQEASRLTSGPLPPHIRFLGNVPDAELPGLYRNARALLFTGEEDFGITPLESQATGRPVIAYAKGGVLETVTSRTGLFFSEQTPSALAAAVRQFDAWEAHYRPDEARAQARRFSKAAFQQGIMAEVEALLGSPASSRAGQP
- a CDS encoding undecaprenyl-phosphate glucose phosphotransferase, translating into MFSRLQRFYTSIKVATDLLMLAVAFGLAYATRFIGVIPVTDGIPPLDETLVSLGMSLFIFPFTFHQSNLYTTNRSRTHIGELFAVFKASITATLILVALTYFTRERYSRLTLALFLGYALVLVSVTRLVLRLALAEVRRRGFNLKTILVIGEGELGRRVIETVRDHRELGFRVVGVLALDPERVGRRVRGAPVVGEVKDVERVLDEQPVDQVVIALPLEQQPVVKQLMEQLALRTVDVKVVPDLYQYITLYGGLEEFGGLPIISLQGDPMDGWSRVAKRAFDIVFSLVAIALTAPIMLVTALMVKLTSRGPILYNQERMGMDGETFHILKFRTMRTDAEVAGAQMASAGDTRRTPIGTFLRKYSVDELPQFFNVLVGDMSLVGPRPERPVFIEEFKRQIPRYHLRHKVKAGITGWAQINGLRGQTSIQKRIEYDLYYIENWSLLMDLKILVRTALGGFLSKNAY